The genomic interval CTATTATACTTCCTAATTTCTCCATTTTTAACCTCTAAGGCGATAAACCCTTCTCCCTCCTGAGGAGATAGAGTAGTCATAAATACCTGACAGCCAAGTTTTGATAGCTCTTTCCATACATTTTGTCTTCTTAAAGGATCGAGCTCTGCAAGAATCTCGTCTATTAGGAAAATCGGAGTAGTACCCGTCTTTATAAACGCATCTAAGGTTTTAAGATATATTTTCCAAGCTACCCATTTTTTTTCTCCTCGTGAGCCATACCTTCTTAAGGATACTCCATTTTTCATTATCTCGAATTCATCAAGGTGAGGACCAAATAAAGAAAACCCCCTTCTTATCTCATCTTTCCTACGAGAATGCATAATCTCTTTCAAAAGATCATGCTCTAATTCAATATCTAAACCCGAAGGCTTAAACTTTATCTGAATTTCCTCATCCCTAAGTAAATCAAGAAATTTTCTTCTCCTTTCCCATATATAAATAGCAAGACTTAGCATCCTTTCATCAATGATCTCAAGAAGCTTTGTATAGCTCTTGCTTTTAGACAAAATAGAATTTTTTTCCTTGAGTAATCGAAAATAGGATCTATACTTTATCAAATAGCCATCATCTACTTGGGATAAAACCCTATCAATGAAAGCTCTCCTCAATTTCGGGGGACCATCGATCATAGAGAGCTCTTCAGGAGAAAGAAACAAAACAGGTATCTTTCCTATAAGCTCTGCGCGACTGATGTGCTTTCCATTTAAAACTATTTTCTTCCCTTTATGAGTTAAAGATAATTTCACGCTGTAAAACTCTTCTTCTTTAAACTTACCTTCTATATGAGATGAGCTTTCACCCCATTTGATCGTCTCTATATCTCTCGATGTTCTAAAGGATCTTCCCCAGCAAAGCATATAGATAGCTTCAAGAAGCGTAGTTTTTCCAGCTCCATTAGGTCCAAAGAAGAGGGTTTTTTGGGAAAGCTTAAGTTCGATCGATCGAAAAGCTCTAAAGTTAAACAAGTATAGTTCATCAAGTTTCATCAGGTATAGCTACTGGCATGAGAATATATAGAAAATCGTCCTTGCCCTCCTTCGTTATAACTGCTTGTTCAAGAGCTCCTCTAAAAGCAATGGTAAAGTAATCTGCATCAACGTGCTTTAGCATATCCAAGAAAAAGCGAACATTAAAGGCTATTTTGAGATGTTCTCCCTCATATTCAACGGTAATTCTTTCTTTTCCCGCGCCAAGCTCGGGTACTTCTCCACTTAAGGTTATTTTTCCCTCCTCTATTTCAAGTTTTATAATGTTTCCCCGTTCTTTCACAAGATAGCTAATTCTTTCCATAGCAGATTCAAGCTCATCAGCTGAAACGGTAACTCTGGTAACCCAATCTGTTGG from Synergistota bacterium carries:
- the recF gene encoding DNA replication and repair protein RecF (All proteins in this family for which functions are known are DNA-binding proteins that assist the filamentation of RecA onto DNA for the initiation of recombination or recombinational repair.), which codes for MKLDELYLFNFRAFRSIELKLSQKTLFFGPNGAGKTTLLEAIYMLCWGRSFRTSRDIETIKWGESSSHIEGKFKEEEFYSVKLSLTHKGKKIVLNGKHISRAELIGKIPVLFLSPEELSMIDGPPKLRRAFIDRVLSQVDDGYLIKYRSYFRLLKEKNSILSKSKSYTKLLEIIDERMLSLAIYIWERRRKFLDLLRDEEIQIKFKPSGLDIELEHDLLKEIMHSRRKDEIRRGFSLFGPHLDEFEIMKNGVSLRRYGSRGEKKWVAWKIYLKTLDAFIKTGTTPIFLIDEILAELDPLRRQNVWKELSKLGCQVFMTTLSPQEGEGFIALEVKNGEIRKYNS